The genomic region TGTGTAAATAATTAGTTCCAATATATATCAGAGATGAATCCGGGATAAACGCGAGCACTTCGCTTCTCCAGATCGGTTCTGTACTCTACATTGAAGTGTAAAATATATTTTTACTTTATATTGTCCTATATAAAGGTATTCGACGCAAAACGCCCCCGGCATGTAAACCGGAGGCGTATGTGTAAGCCTGTAAATTATTGATGTTTTGCGATAATTCCTTTGAGCGCATCTTTCGAGTTCAGACCAACCACTTTATCTACCGGTTGACCGTCTTTGAAGAAGATCAAAGTTGGAATGCTCATTACGCCGAAGCGGGAAGCAGATTCCGGATTTTCATCCACGTTAACTTTAGCAATTTTCACTGCATCGCCAACTTCTGTGGACAGCTCTTCCAGGATTGGAGCGAGCATTTTACAAGGACCACACCAAGGCGCCCAGAAATCAACAAGAACCGTTCCTTCGCCTTCTACTTCAGCGTTGAAGGATTGATCGGATACGTTAACAATAGCCATGAAATTGTCCTCCTTATATATACTTACGGTTTATTTTAACCTGTAACGTCGTGAACGACACTTCCAGTATAACACAGGTACGTCAAACTTGTGAATTGAACGCCACAATGTTCATCTTCTCAACATCAAATCTTCACAATTACAGGATGTGGCCTGCCAACTGCAAAATCTTTACAAACGCTTTCTTTTCCAAGTATACTGAAATTACTCCGGGTTTCAGCCCCCATACGGGCAAGCTGTCATTCCCTATAAGGAGGCAATAACATGGACGCAAATGTGCGGATCAGCGACCCGCGTGAACATGTGAACGAGGAACCCCGCAACGATCTTTTTGATCTGATCGTGGGTGTTGCCGGCATGGGCGGCCTGATGACAGTGATCTTTTTCGGTATGGTAATCTTCAAATTCATCACCGAATAAGATACTCAGGCTTACGCAGGACCAAAAAAGCCCGGTTTTCGCGACAATGCGAAAGCCAGGCTTTTTTTGGGACTACTTTAGAGCTTAATTGCAATCAGCTCATTTTATACAATCAAAAGCTCTACCGTTAATTTGA from Paenibacillus sp. FSL R5-0341 harbors:
- the trxA gene encoding thioredoxin — encoded protein: MAIVNVSDQSFNAEVEGEGTVLVDFWAPWCGPCKMLAPILEELSTEVGDAVKIAKVNVDENPESASRFGVMSIPTLIFFKDGQPVDKVVGLNSKDALKGIIAKHQ
- a CDS encoding YqzM family protein, translated to MDANVRISDPREHVNEEPRNDLFDLIVGVAGMGGLMTVIFFGMVIFKFITE